The window TCCTTCCATGTTGATGGAGGAACTGGATCCTCTTGAACACTCGTGGGGGGTTACTTCTGATTCTATTTCACTATATATATCAAAACTGTTGAATGCGAAACTATTAATAGCTACCGATGTAGATGGTATATACACCCATAATCCATCTAAAGATGGCGCACAATTGATCAAGGAAATAAGTGCAAAAAAACTTCTAAATTTTGGTGAAACATCATTAGATGAGAGCTTTGCGGAGCTTTTGCTTCAATATAAAACTAGCTCCTACGTTGTAAATGGAAAACATCCTGAGAGGGTTCTATCCATATTAGATGGTCAAAGCTCTATAAGCACGTTTATTGGAGGAGATTAGATGAAAAAAATTGAATGTACATCATGTAAACAAGAACTATCACCTGTTGAAACTTATGTAAAGTTTGAATGTCCAGAATGCGAAGAAATAGTGTATAGGTGCCAGAAATGCCGAACATTCGGCCACATTTATGAGTGTAAATGTGGATTTAAAGGCCCATAAGTAATTAAAGTTTTATTTTCCCTAAAAGTTCTAATTTTATAATTAAAAAATTCATAAATTATAAATAATCTAAATTCATTTAGGGAGATTATATCAGTCTTATTATTATAGTAATATTGAATCAAGAATGACAAGTTCTGAAAATCACAAAAAAAATGGAGGAATTGGATGGGAGAAGTTGTTGCGACTATTAAGTTGATGCCAGAAAGTCCGGAAGTAGATCTGGCCCTGGTTAAAGAAAATGTTGAAAAATCAATACCTGAAGGAGCAGAACTACACAAAATCGAGGAAGAACCTATAGCTTTTGGTCTGGTGTCTCTAAATGTTATTGTGGTAGTTGATGATGCTGAAGGTGGAACTGAGAAGATAGAGGAAATTTTCGCCCAGATTGATGATGTCGCCAGTGTGGAAGTAGTTGACATTCGCAGATTGATGTAATTAGCGAAAACCATGTTTTTTCATTTTTTTTAATCTATTTTTTTTTATAATTCTTTTTAGTTTATTTGTTTTATTTTTAAGGTATTTTTTTTATTTAATTTTTATTTTCACTAGTTTTGGGGGTTTCCTTCCTGATATTTATTTTTATTTTAGTTGGAATAGGTAATAATTATAGATAGATTTATTAATACTTTTTGCTACATTATTAATATTAAATTGAGGGGTTGTGATTTTATTGTTTGATATTTTGTTAGCTTGTTTAATAGGGATTATTTGTGGTGTAATAACTGGTTTGATTCCAGGAATTCATGTAAACACAGTAGGAGCATTTATTTTTTCTATGTCGCCTTTTCTTTTACATTCTTATTCTCCTGAAGTTTTGGCAGTGTTCTTACTTTCAATGTCTATTTCCCACGCTTTACTGGAATTTATACCCTCGATGTTTTTAGGGGTCCCTGAAGAGGGAACAGTGCTATCAGTAATGCCTGGGCATTATCTTATACTTCAAGGCCGAGGAAAAGAAGCCATAAGATTAGTATCAGTTGGGGGTTTTGGTGCTATGATAGTGACTATTCTCCTGTTACCTGTTTTCATAGTGGGGTTACCGTTACTATATGGTTTTTTGAAACCTTTTATTTGGATTATTTTGTCTGGCACTGTTGTTTACATGATTCATCGTCTAAGCCGAGATTTCAGATCTTTAATCTGGTCTTCGATCATTTTTCTTTTATCAGGAATCATGGGATGGACCGCTCTTAATTCTCCTCTTTCTGCAAGTGTATCTTTATTATGTATTTTTTCAGGCCTTTTTGGTGTGAGTACTCTTTTATACAGTCTTTCGGAAAAATCGGTAATGCCTCAACAAAATGAGCATTTCCAATTTGAACTTGATAGAGATATCTTTCGGAGCATTTTTGCAGGGGGGATTGCTGGCAGTATTTTGGGTTTTTTACCCGGAATGGGTCCTGCTCAGGGGAGCCTTCTGGCCCAAGAGTTGAGTGGCGCTTCTGATACTGGGAGTGAAAGAGAGGGGTTTTTAGTGGCTATGAGTGGTGTTAATGCATCAGATGCTCTTTTTTCACTTATGGCCATATACATAATCGGTAATCCTCGTAGTGGGATAGCAGTATACATCAACCAGCTATTGCAAGGATTAGATTTTAATCATCTGTTAATAATGATTTTTTCTGCAATCACAGCAGTATCTATTTCATTGGTGTTTTGTATAAAGTTAGGGGACTGGTTTAGTAATTCAATGCAAAAAATAAACTATGAAAAGATTAATTTGTCTGTTATTTGTTTTATGAGTTTTTTAGTTGTTTTTTTCGGATTTATGGAAGGTTCAAATTTGATTTTTATTCTTTTGATTTATATAACAGCAATCTCAATGGGACTATTACCCCATTATCTGGATATAAATAAATCTCACTTAATGGGTGTTCTTATTGTGCCAGCCATTGTGGTTTACACCGGATTTGTTTAAATAACGTGGCATTGATTTTTAAGAAGTTAAATTTAAAAACAAGGCATTTTTTTTGTTTAAATAAATTAATATGTTTATATTATGATTATTTCTCCACAAATCTCACGGATAGATGCTTCAAAGTAATTGGTATCAACTCCTGGAAAGGTGTCCACCAGACAAATATCGAATTTCTCATTTAAAATAGATCCTAATTCCTTAACATCTAAACAGTAAACATCCCAATATTTCCCTGTTGCTACTAAATTCTCCTTACGATCGGTTAATTCCGCAGAAAATCCATTAATTTCTAGATTAAGAGATGTAATGTAAGCTGCAGGATACCATATGTCGTTAAAAACCACTCTTTTTGCCCCTCCTTTAAGAGCAGCTATTCCCAATGTTCCTGGACCGCATGTGCAATCTAGAATTTTAGGATCCTCATATTTTTCCATGACTTTTTTCAATTTTGAGATTTTTGGTGATGAGGGTTTAGGAAATTCTACATGTATCTCTCCCTGATATTTGTAGATGAATATAGGGCCAAAAGGAGTTTGAACCACATCAGAACGCATATCGCAACCAGCCAGAAGTTCATATACTTTGGGGTTTGATTGAGCGTCTTTTATTCCAACAGTATCTTTCATATCTCCTTTAAGAACTCCTTTAACTTCAGGAACCTCATTTAATATTCTTTTTGCAATTTTCGTGTTAATTTCAGAAGATAAAATAATTAAACTATTTTCAGGGAGATAGGGGGCATTACTAAGTGGATATGCAGGAGTAATGAGTGGAACACAAGTTTCTCTAAGTGTGGATTTTTCATCCTTAATACCTTCTTCCTGCATAATGGTTAGGATATGGGCCACAACCAAATCAAGGTGTCTTCGGCCACAATTACATTTTCCCCAATTTTCATCGATTCGCTGATCTAGATTTAATTGTTCAACTAATGGTTTAAACTTCTTTAAACTCAATTCAGGGCAGTTTTTACAGGGATAATATCTTGATTCTATTTTTTCTAAGATTTCATCTGGGGGTGTTATACAATCGTGTTTGCATCTGCACTTAATGTCCATATGCTTAAATATTTGTTATGACACATAAATACCATTAAGATTATAAATTGATTGATATTGTTTGTGAGAAAATGAAAGACAAACGAAAGGAAATACTCAAGGATCTTCTAGGAGAATTTGGTTCTGAAGATGAAGGTGTAGATGAGGGTGGTGTTGAAGAAGAAGTAGTTAAAGAAGATTATCCTTCACCTCCAGAAAAAAATGAGCCCATTATTCCAGAAGAAGAGGATGAAGATAAGTTTAGCTTAGATAACTTATTGACAGAAACAAAACGTCCTGATCGCCCTAAACCTAAAAAAAAGGTTAAAAGAACATCTAAAGCTTTCCAACCGGAGATAATTGAGGAAGGACTGGTACCCCGTTATAATGTGAGTGTTCCTCATTTTACAGAGAAGGAAACCCTGATTTTCAATGAAGTACGGGAGAAACTTGTGGAAGTAGCAGTTTCACAAGGTGAAGAATTTAACATTGATGGGGAACAATTTATTGGGGAAGTAAAACAATTCCTCAGAGGCAGAGGAGTTCGTGATGTTGAAAAACTGGCAACTCAAATTTCACAAGTCATGTTAGGTTATGGAAAATTAGACCCCATGATTAAGGATGACGATTTAGAAGAAATAATGGTTATTGGTACTGGAAGCAATGTATTTGTTTATCATCGTAAGATTGGGATGATGGTTACTAATGTTGTATTTGATACTGATGATGATGTCAGAGCCATAATCGATGTTATTGCCCGGCAAGTAAACCGCCGTATAGAT is drawn from Methanobacterium sp. and contains these coding sequences:
- a CDS encoding elongation factor 1-beta translates to MGEVVATIKLMPESPEVDLALVKENVEKSIPEGAELHKIEEEPIAFGLVSLNVIVVVDDAEGGTEKIEEIFAQIDDVASVEVVDIRRLM
- a CDS encoding delta 1-pyrroline-5-carboxylate synthetase; protein product: MKWVVKIGGSLFPEFSMKLAQKLVGRNVLIICGGGELANQIRVYHKKISFSPTAGHLAAILCMDILGILMADKVNNMETVKSLEEVNKVLKSGKLPVLLPSMLMEELDPLEHSWGVTSDSISLYISKLLNAKLLIATDVDGIYTHNPSKDGAQLIKEISAKKLLNFGETSLDESFAELLLQYKTSSYVVNGKHPERVLSILDGQSSISTFIGGD
- a CDS encoding methyltransferase — translated: MDIKCRCKHDCITPPDEILEKIESRYYPCKNCPELSLKKFKPLVEQLNLDQRIDENWGKCNCGRRHLDLVVAHILTIMQEEGIKDEKSTLRETCVPLITPAYPLSNAPYLPENSLIILSSEINTKIAKRILNEVPEVKGVLKGDMKDTVGIKDAQSNPKVYELLAGCDMRSDVVQTPFGPIFIYKYQGEIHVEFPKPSSPKISKLKKVMEKYEDPKILDCTCGPGTLGIAALKGGAKRVVFNDIWYPAAYITSLNLEINGFSAELTDRKENLVATGKYWDVYCLDVKELGSILNEKFDICLVDTFPGVDTNYFEASIREICGEIIII
- a CDS encoding DUF1610 domain-containing protein yields the protein MKKIECTSCKQELSPVETYVKFECPECEEIVYRCQKCRTFGHIYECKCGFKGP